Proteins found in one Sphaeramia orbicularis chromosome 8, fSphaOr1.1, whole genome shotgun sequence genomic segment:
- the LOC115424702 gene encoding 5-hydroxytryptamine receptor 3A-like — translation MSLLRTVAVFTFIVGVSSSESSNCSYLALWNHLRLTTSNDFLATVRPVKNWTKPTEVWIDLMLYGILDVDEKTQTIVGNIWTKVIWNNEFLTWNPMLFCEIDLITVPRSLLWIPDLVIQEDASDTGSLQMSPFVSLVPAGLLYTTFRQRLTFTCQLNLSLFPFDSQTCNITFSSMVHSARSMILKALKNDTQLNNFTDRVMKTRGEWELKSIKTWHYYSAEKKWPESNVLFLVKIVRRPMLYLINFIIPLLYFIILDLASFFIDEAGGEKLSFKVTVLLSISVLLLILKDMLPSTEDNLPLIASYCVGIFAMVGISVLETMLVSFLISLDNEQDKDANSSGDAGVDIQLEVKHDEVTDDVNSENCSPPLNRHGDRTLLRRIQEELKALRRETRARGEGRRKPGCFRRIAHVIDCLFFILYFLAVVIFLLFMYVKWIEAYIQNEKDER, via the exons ATGTCATTGCTCCGGACTGTCGCCGTCTTCACTTTCATCG TTGGTGTTTCCTCCAGCGAGTCATCAAACTGCTCATACCTGGCACTTTGGAATCATTTAAGACTCACAACGTCCAACGACTTTCTGGCCACGGTGCGTCCTGTTAAAAACTGGACAAAACCCACTGAGGTCTGGATCGACCTGATGTTATATGGTATTTTAGACGTG GATGAAAAGACTCAGACCATTGTTGGCAACATCTGGACCAAAGTG ATCTGGAATAATGAGTTCCTCACCTGGAATCCGATGCTTTTCTGTGAGATCGACTTGATAACGGTACCAAGGTCATTGCTCTGGATCCCGGACCTGGTCATCCAAGAGGA TGCTTCAGACACTGGCAGTCTGCAGATGAGCCCCTTCGTTAGTTTAGTTCCTGCGGGTTTATTGTACACCACCTTTCGTCAGCGGCTGACCTTCACCTGCCAGTTAAACCTGTCCTTGTTTCCCTTTGATTCTCAAACCTGTAACATCACGTTTTCATCCATGGTCCACAGCG CCCGCAGTATGATACTGAAAGCGCTTAAAAATGACACACAACTTAACAATTTCACTGATCGGGTGATGAAAACAAGGGGAGAATGGGAACTCAAGAGCATAAAGACGTGGCATTATTATTCTGCTGAAAAAAAATGGCCTGAGAGCAATGTTTTATTCTTG GTGAAGATCGTGCGGAGGCCGATGCTTTATCTGATTAACTTCATCATTCCTCTGTTGTACTTCATCATCCTGGATTTGGCCTCGTTCTTCATCGACGAAGCTGGAGGTGAAAAGCTGAGCTTCAAAGTGACCGTGCTCCTCTCCATCTCCGTCTTACTGCTGATCCTCAAGGACATGCTGCCGTCCACCGAAGACAACCTACCTCTGATCG CCAGTTACTGTGTTGGAATCTTCGCAATGGTGGGGATCAGTGTCCTGGAGACCATGTTGGTCAGTTTCCTCATCAGTTTGGACAATGAACAAGACAAAGATGCAAATAGTTCTGGAGACGCTGGCGTGGACATTCAGCTGGAGGTCAAACATGATGAAG TGACCGATGATGTAAATTCAGAGAACTGTTCTCCGCCGTTGAACCGCCACGGAGATCGCACCCTGCTGAGACGAATCCAGGAGGAGCTGAAGGCGCTTCGACGGGAGACTAGAGCAAGAGGTGAAGGCAGGAGGAAGCCTGGCTGCTTCAGAAGGATAGCTCACGTCATCGACTGTCTGTTCTTCATCCTTTACTTCTTAGCCGTCGTCATTTTTCTGTTATTCATGTATGTGAAGTGGATAGAAGCTTATATACAGAATGAGAAGGATGAGCGCTGA